A single Corynebacterium resistens DSM 45100 DNA region contains:
- a CDS encoding acyltransferase family protein — MADFFRKIRKDSATFVRDRVAPRVREQFAASQKRVNGTAKDDSSATLASKQPKTHKAAWPEKAADTSSTPQPAKKNAAAAQPTVKDSSKPSVTNTNLSKKNAEKQPAAPKKTSSTPQGGKPKPKAPVAPTKGGGKPKPKASTTPNKNAGNPKPKASTTPNKNAGNPKPKASTTPTKGAGKPKPKAPDAPAQSKTAAGSVSAKTDATSSSIKLTPRLPGAPKPPSAQTSAPKVPQEKPKKASKPQVHAATHMQRIRAQREARLKAAHSSKPSSAERRPLPKKSTSENPQPVVKEATTKTKQDNVSKKPRVQKTQPPQAKAKTAKPATTSAPAAKPTAAKPATTSAPAAKPKAAKPAAKPAAAAEPKAVKPATTSAPAAKPTAATSGGAGNTVAKTVTSTSRRPSENRLATPPREWRVPERTVAASEKKKPKNSAATNFRDRANANRGNNSAKPRTPANLKRRHIPGLDGVRGLAVIAVLLYHFWPALFPGGFMGVDMFFVLSGYLITFLLVREYRKTGRISLKQFWLRRARRILPAALVVIAICTALVSLFRGDIAVKVGYHALTSALFVSNWGQIAESGSYFSDNGLNIFTHYWSLSIEEQFYLVWPLLVMGILALGMRSKLLRRFTMQSGSANTTRTAGANQTDDKRAQITLLLYATIAIGLVSFIAMLVLYNPQEDPTRVYFGTDTHAFGLAVGAAIAFMVSRGSSFLTPRRSPTPGDSALVARFNPVLEASAWIGFAAIVAMVLTVEDTAPFTYRGGLLIASLLTGWLVALSVRGQGSLVRVLSHPSLAWFGDRSFSLYLWHWPLFLMSKQFFTQTLEMQGDFANNIIVPCTALVATLGCTYFTFHYIENPFRLNGYRKTMMTLKGPRLAASTATASLVAVGIVVALATAPAQTNVEKQLQALAAQQKKATSSKNATATGAAADPNASPMKSHRMPRGRAITAVGDSVLLASFDAMSKRFPGISIDADVSRHYTAGLTILQNLKAQKKLRNTVILGFGTNGQAFPGQLEQMLDVIGPDRTVILVAPYGPVNGISDAAQQVIEFSATHRNVYPAMWCQVAANNPNALYSDKVHPKPENANLYVRSITDALKLAASGEKKPRVTCPPM; from the coding sequence ATGGCTGACTTTTTCCGGAAAATTCGTAAAGATAGCGCGACTTTCGTACGTGATCGTGTCGCTCCCCGCGTTCGTGAACAATTCGCAGCTTCACAGAAGCGTGTCAATGGCACAGCGAAGGATGACTCGTCAGCGACCTTGGCTTCAAAACAGCCAAAGACACACAAAGCGGCGTGGCCGGAAAAGGCCGCGGATACCTCTTCTACCCCACAACCCGCAAAGAAAAATGCTGCTGCCGCACAGCCAACCGTGAAGGATAGCTCGAAGCCGAGCGTAACCAACACGAACCTCAGCAAAAAGAATGCTGAGAAGCAACCTGCTGCGCCGAAGAAAACTTCTTCGACCCCGCAAGGTGGCAAGCCTAAGCCAAAGGCACCAGTCGCTCCCACCAAGGGAGGCGGCAAGCCCAAGCCGAAGGCATCAACCACTCCCAACAAGAACGCCGGTAATCCCAAGCCGAAGGCATCAACCACTCCCAACAAGAACGCCGGTAATCCCAAGCCGAAGGCATCAACCACTCCTACTAAGGGCGCGGGCAAGCCCAAGCCGAAGGCACCAGATGCTCCTGCTCAGAGCAAGACTGCTGCGGGTTCGGTCTCTGCAAAAACTGATGCCACGTCAAGCTCAATCAAACTGACTCCTCGCCTACCAGGCGCGCCTAAGCCTCCGAGTGCGCAGACGTCCGCTCCAAAGGTGCCCCAGGAAAAGCCGAAGAAGGCATCAAAGCCACAGGTTCACGCAGCTACGCACATGCAGCGTATTCGTGCACAACGTGAGGCGCGGCTGAAGGCTGCCCATAGCAGCAAACCATCCAGTGCGGAACGGCGCCCGCTACCAAAGAAGTCGACCTCAGAGAATCCTCAACCGGTGGTCAAGGAAGCTACCACCAAAACCAAACAAGATAACGTTTCCAAGAAACCCCGGGTGCAGAAAACTCAACCACCGCAGGCCAAGGCCAAGACAGCAAAACCTGCGACAACCTCTGCGCCAGCTGCCAAACCCACCGCAGCAAAACCTGCGACAACCTCTGCGCCAGCTGCCAAACCCAAGGCGGCTAAACCTGCAGCAAAACCTGCAGCAGCTGCCGAGCCCAAGGCAGTAAAACCTGCGACAACCTCTGCGCCAGCTGCCAAACCCACCGCAGCTACTTCTGGTGGTGCGGGCAATACTGTTGCGAAAACAGTCACAAGTACTTCCAGACGACCTAGCGAGAACCGTCTCGCGACACCGCCCCGCGAGTGGCGAGTGCCGGAACGGACCGTGGCGGCGTCGGAAAAGAAAAAACCAAAGAACTCCGCAGCCACGAACTTCCGGGACCGAGCCAACGCCAACCGAGGCAACAACAGCGCGAAGCCGAGAACTCCGGCGAATCTGAAACGTCGGCACATTCCCGGGTTGGATGGCGTGCGTGGCCTCGCGGTCATCGCGGTACTGCTGTACCACTTCTGGCCGGCCCTGTTCCCGGGCGGGTTCATGGGCGTGGACATGTTCTTCGTGCTCTCTGGGTACCTGATCACGTTCCTGCTGGTTCGTGAGTACCGCAAGACCGGTCGCATCAGCCTGAAGCAATTCTGGCTGCGGCGTGCGCGCCGTATTTTGCCAGCGGCCCTGGTCGTGATTGCGATTTGTACGGCTCTGGTTTCACTGTTCCGGGGCGATATTGCAGTGAAGGTCGGATACCATGCGCTGACCAGCGCATTGTTCGTGAGCAATTGGGGGCAAATCGCTGAGTCCGGCAGTTATTTCTCGGATAATGGCCTCAACATTTTCACGCATTACTGGTCGCTTTCCATCGAGGAACAGTTCTACCTAGTGTGGCCTTTGCTGGTGATGGGCATTCTTGCGCTGGGAATGAGGTCGAAGCTTCTTCGTCGATTCACCATGCAGTCTGGCTCGGCAAATACCACACGCACAGCAGGGGCCAACCAAACCGACGATAAGCGCGCCCAAATCACGCTTCTGCTGTACGCCACGATTGCCATCGGGCTGGTTTCCTTCATCGCGATGCTGGTGCTGTACAACCCGCAGGAAGATCCGACTCGCGTGTACTTCGGTACGGATACACACGCTTTCGGACTCGCGGTAGGCGCAGCGATCGCTTTCATGGTGTCCCGCGGGTCTTCCTTCTTGACGCCACGCCGTTCCCCTACCCCAGGGGACTCGGCACTCGTGGCTCGATTCAACCCGGTGCTGGAAGCCAGCGCGTGGATCGGCTTCGCAGCGATCGTTGCCATGGTTTTGACGGTGGAGGATACCGCGCCATTCACCTACCGTGGAGGGCTGCTGATTGCGAGCCTGCTGACCGGCTGGCTGGTAGCACTTTCCGTTCGTGGCCAGGGCAGCTTAGTGCGTGTACTATCCCACCCCAGTTTGGCGTGGTTCGGTGATCGCTCGTTCAGCCTGTACCTGTGGCACTGGCCACTGTTCCTGATGAGCAAGCAATTCTTCACGCAAACCCTAGAAATGCAGGGAGACTTCGCCAACAACATCATCGTGCCTTGCACAGCGCTAGTGGCCACGCTGGGTTGCACGTACTTCACTTTCCATTACATCGAAAACCCCTTCCGCCTTAATGGCTACCGCAAAACGATGATGACTTTGAAGGGGCCACGGTTAGCTGCATCCACCGCAACTGCCAGCCTGGTTGCTGTGGGCATCGTTGTCGCCTTGGCAACAGCCCCTGCGCAGACCAATGTGGAGAAGCAACTGCAGGCCTTGGCTGCGCAGCAAAAGAAGGCCACTTCCAGCAAGAATGCCACTGCAACTGGTGCAGCGGCGGATCCCAACGCGTCACCCATGAAATCCCACCGGATGCCACGTGGACGAGCGATTACAGCTGTTGGTGACTCCGTGTTGCTGGCTAGTTTCGATGCGATGTCGAAGCGCTTCCCCGGGATTTCTATCGACGCCGACGTTTCCCGCCACTACACCGCCGGCTTGACCATCCTGCAGAACCTGAAAGCGCAGAAGAAGCTTCGCAACACCGTCATTTTGGGGTTCGGAACAAATGGCCAAGCGTTTCCTGGGCAGTTGGAGCAAATGCTCGATGTCATCGGCCCGGATCGAACGGTCATTCTGGTTGCACCATATGGGCCGGTAAACGGCATCTCCGATGCTGCTCAGCAAGTCATTGAGTTCTCCGCTACCCACCGCAATGTGTATCCCGCCATGTGGTGCCAGGTCGCTGCAAACAACCCCAATGCGCTTTACAGCGATAAAGTCCACCCCAAACCGGAAAACGCGAACCTCTATGTTCGCTCGATCACGGATGCACTGAAGCTGGCTGCCTCGGGGGAAAAGAAACCCCGAGTGACCTGCCCGCCAATGTAA
- the hisN gene encoding histidinol-phosphatase: MTDSPSLAPHGHSADLTLALSLADAADHITMSRFESSDLRIDTKPDLTPVSDADTAVEKKLREIIAAQAPGDAILGEEFGGTATFEGRQWVIDPIDGTKNYVRGVPVWATLIALLEDGKPVVGAVSAPALTRRWWAANGMGAWRSFSTPAATGADHPIPSAEPRQLRVSGVSEIGDSSIAISSLSGWAACGLREQLISLTDDAWRLRGYGDFWSYMLVAEGAVDIAAEPEVSLWDLAALVPIISEAGGRFTSINGEEGPHGGSAVATNGALHSAVLGYLSSDA, encoded by the coding sequence ATGACTGATTCGCCAAGCCTTGCTCCACACGGCCACTCCGCTGACCTCACGCTAGCCTTGAGCTTGGCCGATGCCGCTGATCACATCACAATGTCGAGATTCGAATCTTCCGATCTGCGCATCGATACGAAACCGGATCTCACACCCGTCAGTGATGCGGATACTGCCGTGGAGAAAAAGCTGCGCGAAATCATCGCCGCCCAAGCCCCTGGCGATGCCATTCTGGGCGAAGAGTTCGGCGGAACCGCCACTTTCGAAGGGCGCCAATGGGTGATTGACCCCATCGATGGCACGAAAAACTACGTCCGTGGCGTACCAGTATGGGCCACCCTGATTGCTCTCCTTGAAGATGGCAAGCCGGTTGTCGGAGCAGTCTCTGCCCCTGCCCTCACACGTCGCTGGTGGGCTGCGAACGGTATGGGCGCATGGCGTTCCTTTTCCACCCCAGCAGCTACCGGCGCAGATCATCCCATCCCATCGGCCGAACCACGGCAACTACGCGTTTCCGGGGTGAGCGAAATCGGGGATTCCTCCATCGCTATTTCTTCCCTGTCCGGTTGGGCAGCTTGCGGTTTGCGGGAGCAGCTCATTTCTTTGACCGATGACGCCTGGCGCCTGCGTGGCTACGGCGATTTCTGGTCTTACATGTTGGTCGCAGAAGGTGCTGTGGACATCGCCGCAGAACCGGAAGTATCCCTGTGGGACCTCGCTGCACTAGTCCCCATCATTAGTGAGGCCGGAGGCCGTTTCACCTCGATCAATGGTGAAGAAGGGCCCCATGGCGGTTCGGCAGTAGCCACTAATGGGGCGTTGCACTCGGCGGTATTGGGTTATCTTTCTTCAGATGCTTAA
- a CDS encoding inositol monophosphatase family protein yields MASDNSPIPQDMLDAIIKTFMVAHVDDSDEHLAQALVFNAGRLAWRMRESGLTTETKTSVSDVVTAADRAAEKFIADVLRAFRPEDGLLGEEGTQQESTSGRTWVIDPVDGTYNFTIGSDYWCSALALVEGSPDNPDRVIFGAVHRPAMGQTWFGGPDIPTTLDGKPVQASTATTNETCLGGYLHPTDFANKDVATAWQSVVQEFATIRMFGSASVDLGSVAAGQLGCWMQRSVKSWDWLPGRALVEGAGGKAVQIEAQGTTWSIAGSTAAVEAASKKIQNP; encoded by the coding sequence ATGGCTTCCGATAACTCTCCGATCCCCCAGGACATGCTCGATGCAATTATCAAGACGTTCATGGTCGCGCACGTGGACGATTCTGATGAGCACCTCGCCCAAGCCCTCGTGTTTAATGCCGGTCGCTTAGCTTGGCGCATGCGCGAATCCGGGTTGACCACAGAAACAAAGACTTCTGTTAGCGACGTTGTTACCGCTGCCGACAGGGCTGCAGAAAAATTTATCGCTGATGTTTTACGCGCATTTCGTCCGGAGGATGGCCTACTGGGCGAGGAAGGCACACAACAGGAATCCACGTCCGGCCGCACGTGGGTGATCGATCCTGTCGACGGCACCTACAACTTCACTATCGGTTCGGATTACTGGTGCTCTGCCCTCGCCCTTGTCGAAGGCTCTCCAGATAACCCCGACCGGGTCATTTTCGGTGCAGTTCATCGCCCGGCCATGGGTCAAACTTGGTTCGGTGGCCCCGATATCCCCACGACATTGGATGGCAAGCCCGTGCAAGCTTCCACTGCTACGACAAATGAAACCTGTCTTGGCGGTTATCTGCACCCCACGGATTTCGCGAACAAGGACGTAGCAACGGCATGGCAATCCGTTGTTCAAGAGTTCGCCACGATTCGCATGTTTGGATCCGCATCAGTGGATCTCGGCAGCGTAGCCGCCGGTCAGCTGGGGTGCTGGATGCAGCGTAGCGTGAAAAGCTGGGATTGGCTGCCGGGTCGTGCTTTGGTGGAAGGTGCCGGTGGTAAAGCTGTGCAGATTGAGGCCCAAGGAACGACGTGGTCTATTGCGGGATCTACTGCTGCGGTCGAGGCGGCGTCGAAAAAAATTCAAAATCCTTAA
- the prfB gene encoding peptide chain release factor 2, whose product MQMEVTTDLKEMDSTLTTIEKVLDLEALADSARELEDRAADPSLWDDPDHAQKVTSELSRVQGKLRKVKSLRQRLEDLPVMYDMAEEAAAEDPDTADEAMEMADEERAELRKEIESLEVTTMLSGEYDQREAVVNIRSGAGGVDAADWAEMLMRMYTRWAEKSGHKVDIYDISYAEEAGIKSATFVVHGEYMYGTLSVEQGAHRLVRLSPFGSGGDKRQTSFAEVEVLPVVEQTDHIDIPDAEVRVDVYRSSGPGGQSVNTTDSAVRLTHIPTGIVVTCQNEKSQIQNKASAMRVLQAKLLERKRQEERAELDALGAGGNASWGNQMRSYVLHPYQMVKDLRTNYEVNDPSKVLDGDLDGFLEAGIRWRMSEQQMQSN is encoded by the coding sequence ATGCAGATGGAAGTCACGACCGACCTGAAAGAAATGGACAGCACCCTCACCACTATCGAGAAGGTGTTGGATCTCGAAGCGTTGGCCGATTCCGCCCGTGAGTTGGAAGATCGAGCGGCGGATCCAAGCCTGTGGGATGATCCCGATCATGCGCAGAAAGTGACTTCCGAGCTATCCCGCGTGCAGGGCAAGCTGCGAAAAGTGAAGTCCTTGCGGCAGCGGCTAGAAGATTTGCCCGTCATGTATGACATGGCTGAGGAAGCTGCGGCAGAGGATCCGGATACCGCTGATGAGGCCATGGAAATGGCTGATGAGGAACGAGCGGAGCTTCGTAAGGAAATTGAATCCCTCGAAGTCACAACGATGCTTTCGGGTGAATATGACCAGCGCGAAGCGGTGGTTAATATCCGCTCTGGGGCCGGCGGTGTGGATGCAGCTGACTGGGCGGAGATGCTCATGCGGATGTACACCCGCTGGGCCGAAAAATCTGGGCATAAGGTGGATATTTATGACATCTCGTATGCGGAAGAAGCTGGGATCAAGTCCGCCACCTTCGTTGTACATGGCGAGTACATGTACGGCACATTGTCCGTGGAACAAGGGGCGCACCGCCTGGTCCGCTTGAGTCCGTTTGGAAGTGGTGGCGACAAGCGCCAGACTTCCTTCGCAGAGGTTGAGGTTCTGCCCGTCGTGGAGCAAACCGACCACATCGACATTCCTGATGCGGAAGTCCGGGTAGATGTCTACCGTTCTTCCGGTCCTGGTGGCCAGTCGGTTAATACCACCGACTCTGCAGTTCGTTTGACGCACATTCCCACCGGGATCGTGGTGACCTGTCAAAACGAAAAATCCCAGATCCAAAACAAGGCCAGCGCCATGCGAGTGCTGCAGGCCAAGTTGCTGGAGCGCAAGCGGCAGGAAGAACGGGCGGAACTCGATGCCCTCGGCGCGGGTGGTAATGCTTCATGGGGTAATCAAATGCGCTCGTATGTGCTGCATCCGTACCAGATGGTGAAGGATCTGCGAACTAATTATGAGGTCAACGATCCTTCCAAGGTATTGGACGGAGACCTCGACGGTTTCCTCGAAGCAGGCATTCGCTGGCGGATGTCCGAACAACAAATGCAGTCGAATTAA
- a CDS encoding bifunctional proline dehydrogenase/L-glutamate gamma-semialdehyde dehydrogenase, producing the protein MSSQAFTPLPNSSDVEAVVTKAIHRAEQWLEVEETSKSTKQLADMVHDPDGVEFTFAFVDRVARPEDNSVAAKEFMRIAHPLKRTAPVPGFMSFLDQALVTAGSIAAPLLPSVVMPIARKYLRTTVSHLVLDAESKALDNLLDRSHDQGFRLNLNLLGEAVLGEAEAQKRLDAIVELLKNPRVDYVSVKASSVVSQLNHWDLEGSTERLKERLRPLYRQAMKRQPHPFINMDMEEYKDLDLTIKLFTELMDEEEFLELETGIVLQAYLPDTFDALVKLTEYAKQRRAKGGGKIKVRLVKGANLSMERVDSEIHDWPQAPYLTKAEVDANYVRLMDYALQPENADAIRIGVASHNLYHVALAHELSVVRNVEDQLDVEMLQGMAPGQAEAVRDVVGGLILYTPVVKAEDFDVAISYLVRRLEENGAKQNFLYALFTPEDDESDENGNTPMQAQELRFRHSVQDRWKTFAGRRRTQNRLEEEEQKLGCRSDSTPGNFVNEPDTDPVLPANREWAARIVAPESNPGPAQTPSVTDPAVVDEAVARCRKSAEEWSKKTGHERAELLDRAADALANNRSKLISAAVFEAGKTVGETDPEVSEAIDFARYYAESARELDQVRGSVFTPYKTVVVTPPWNFPIAIPLGGIFASLAAGACVIIKPAPQVLRIAEVFMEIIREAGITEDLVQLVNADEADAGKRLISHPDVDSVILTGASETAKLFRSWKPRMVINAETSGKNALIVTPAADPDLAVADIFKSAYGHAGQKCSAASLIITVGSIGESKRFIGQLVDAVRSMKVGPGYDISTYMNGIIEPPGDKLLRGLTQLDKGEKWLVKPEKLNEEGTLWSPGLRDNVQPGSWFHTHECFGPVAGIMHAETLDQAIEWQNSTGFGLTGGIHTIDVEETAYWRERVEVGNAYVERGITGAIVQRQPFGGWKNSSLGSGAKAGGPNYVAQQGVWSEGDISQLVPGTLPTHITQLLREIRGLGSPALDKQDHFWLRRAAESDAHAMATEFGVEHDNTALVVESNVFRYKPLLEPLRVRVNPGANPRDLLRLKLASAATGTELDITATHEVASSWGELGMGMRVASDDDFAEEIETTQSVRVRSLGVAPDSLYEAAAQSGSVILDQDVLPDGRRELLPLLLEQAVSTTEHRFGYIHGLTP; encoded by the coding sequence TTGAGCAGCCAGGCTTTTACCCCTTTACCAAATAGCTCCGATGTCGAAGCGGTAGTAACCAAAGCAATCCACCGTGCCGAACAGTGGCTAGAGGTTGAAGAAACCTCCAAATCCACCAAGCAACTGGCCGACATGGTTCACGATCCAGATGGTGTCGAATTCACCTTCGCCTTCGTAGACCGCGTTGCTCGCCCTGAAGACAATAGTGTTGCTGCCAAGGAATTTATGCGCATCGCGCACCCACTGAAGCGAACCGCGCCAGTTCCTGGCTTCATGAGCTTTTTGGATCAGGCACTCGTTACTGCGGGCTCCATTGCCGCCCCACTGCTGCCCAGCGTTGTCATGCCAATCGCGCGTAAGTACTTGCGCACCACTGTGAGCCACTTGGTACTTGATGCGGAGTCCAAGGCCCTTGACAACCTGCTTGATCGCAGCCACGACCAGGGATTCCGGCTGAACCTCAACCTTCTTGGCGAGGCCGTCCTCGGTGAAGCCGAGGCTCAAAAGCGTCTCGACGCCATCGTTGAGCTACTCAAGAACCCACGTGTGGACTATGTCTCCGTGAAGGCCTCCTCCGTCGTATCCCAGCTGAACCACTGGGATCTCGAAGGCAGCACAGAGCGCCTCAAGGAACGCCTGCGCCCGCTGTACCGTCAGGCCATGAAGCGCCAGCCACACCCCTTCATCAACATGGACATGGAGGAATACAAGGACCTGGACCTCACCATCAAGCTCTTCACCGAGCTGATGGATGAGGAAGAATTCCTTGAGCTGGAGACTGGCATCGTATTGCAGGCTTACCTGCCTGATACCTTCGATGCTCTGGTCAAGCTGACCGAATACGCCAAGCAGCGCCGCGCTAAGGGTGGCGGCAAGATCAAGGTTCGCTTGGTTAAGGGTGCCAACCTCTCCATGGAGCGCGTGGACTCCGAAATCCACGATTGGCCACAGGCGCCTTACCTGACTAAGGCCGAGGTGGACGCCAACTACGTTCGCTTGATGGACTACGCACTGCAGCCAGAGAATGCCGACGCCATTCGCATCGGTGTCGCTTCCCACAACCTGTACCACGTGGCGCTAGCTCACGAGCTATCTGTAGTCCGCAATGTCGAAGATCAGCTTGATGTCGAGATGCTGCAGGGTATGGCTCCTGGCCAGGCAGAAGCTGTTCGAGACGTTGTTGGTGGCTTGATCCTTTACACGCCAGTGGTTAAGGCTGAAGACTTTGACGTCGCCATCAGCTACTTGGTGCGCCGACTGGAGGAAAACGGCGCTAAGCAAAACTTCCTCTACGCACTGTTCACTCCAGAGGACGACGAGTCCGATGAGAACGGCAACACCCCGATGCAGGCTCAGGAACTGCGTTTCCGCCACTCCGTTCAGGATCGTTGGAAGACGTTCGCCGGGCGGCGTCGCACCCAAAACCGCCTGGAAGAAGAAGAGCAGAAGCTCGGCTGCCGCAGTGATTCCACACCTGGCAACTTCGTCAACGAGCCAGACACGGACCCAGTGCTGCCAGCCAACCGTGAGTGGGCTGCGCGCATCGTGGCGCCAGAGTCCAACCCTGGCCCGGCACAGACTCCCTCCGTTACCGACCCAGCTGTTGTCGACGAGGCTGTCGCACGTTGCCGGAAGTCCGCTGAGGAATGGTCCAAGAAGACCGGTCATGAGCGCGCTGAGCTGCTGGATCGTGCAGCCGACGCACTGGCTAACAACCGCTCTAAGCTGATCTCCGCAGCTGTATTCGAGGCAGGCAAGACCGTCGGAGAGACCGACCCAGAGGTTTCCGAGGCTATCGACTTCGCTCGCTACTACGCAGAGTCCGCTCGAGAGCTGGATCAGGTCCGTGGCTCCGTGTTTACCCCGTACAAGACGGTTGTAGTGACCCCACCGTGGAACTTCCCGATCGCTATTCCACTGGGCGGTATCTTCGCTTCCCTGGCAGCGGGTGCCTGCGTAATCATCAAGCCTGCACCGCAGGTGCTGCGCATTGCTGAGGTCTTCATGGAGATCATCCGTGAGGCTGGCATCACTGAGGACTTGGTACAGCTGGTTAACGCCGATGAGGCCGATGCTGGTAAGCGCCTGATCTCCCACCCAGATGTAGACTCCGTGATCCTGACCGGCGCATCCGAGACCGCCAAGTTGTTCCGCAGCTGGAAGCCACGCATGGTGATCAATGCGGAGACCAGTGGTAAGAACGCCCTCATCGTGACCCCAGCGGCCGACCCCGACTTGGCTGTGGCCGACATCTTCAAGTCCGCTTACGGCCACGCTGGTCAGAAGTGTTCCGCTGCTTCGCTGATCATCACTGTGGGTTCCATCGGCGAATCCAAGCGATTCATCGGCCAGCTGGTCGATGCGGTTCGTTCCATGAAGGTCGGCCCTGGCTACGACATCTCCACCTACATGAACGGCATCATCGAGCCTCCTGGAGACAAGCTGCTGCGTGGCCTGACCCAGCTGGATAAGGGCGAAAAATGGCTGGTCAAGCCAGAGAAGCTAAACGAGGAAGGCACGCTGTGGAGCCCAGGCTTGCGTGACAACGTACAGCCTGGCAGCTGGTTCCACACCCACGAGTGCTTCGGCCCAGTTGCCGGCATCATGCACGCCGAGACCCTGGATCAAGCTATTGAGTGGCAGAATTCCACGGGCTTCGGCCTGACCGGTGGTATCCACACCATCGATGTCGAGGAGACCGCTTACTGGCGCGAGCGCGTTGAGGTCGGTAACGCTTACGTTGAGCGTGGCATCACCGGCGCAATCGTCCAGCGCCAGCCATTCGGTGGTTGGAAGAACTCCTCCTTGGGCTCCGGCGCCAAGGCCGGTGGACCCAACTACGTCGCCCAGCAGGGTGTATGGTCCGAGGGCGATATCAGCCAGCTGGTTCCTGGCACCTTGCCAACGCACATCACGCAGCTTCTGCGCGAGATCCGTGGCCTGGGCTCCCCCGCCCTAGACAAGCAGGATCACTTCTGGCTACGCCGTGCTGCTGAGTCCGACGCCCACGCAATGGCGACCGAGTTTGGTGTCGAGCACGACAACACCGCGCTGGTCGTAGAGTCCAATGTGTTCCGCTACAAGCCGCTGTTGGAGCCTCTGCGCGTCCGCGTTAACCCAGGTGCGAATCCACGCGACCTGCTGCGCCTGAAGCTAGCCTCGGCAGCCACCGGCACCGAGCTGGATATCACCGCTACCCACGAGGTTGCTTCCTCTTGGGGCGAGCTGGGCATGGGTATGCGTGTGGCATCCGACGATGACTTCGCAGAAGAAATCGAAACCACGCAGTCCGTTCGCGTACGTTCCCTGGGCGTGGCGCCAGACTCCCTATACGAGGCTGCCGCACAGTCCGGTTCCGTGATCCTGGATCAGGACGTGCTGCCAGATGGCCGCCGCGAGCTGCTGCCACTGTTGCTGGAGCAGGCTGTCTCCACCACCGAGCACCGCTTCGGTTACATTCACGGCCTGACCCCATAA